The segment AACCATCCTTCCAGGCCGTGGCGGTGGAGCCGAAGGATTCGCCCGTGATTTCTCAAAGTCTCGCGGGCCAACCACTGAAGCCCGGACCGCACAAGATCCAGGGAACGGGTGCCGGCTTCATTCCCAGGAACCTTCATTTGAAGGACGGGAAGGGAAACCCGCAAATCGCCGAGTGCATCCTGGTCACAAATGAGGACGCTTTTGCCATGGCGCGGCGGCTGGCGAAAGAAGAGGGTATTCTTGCGGGCATCTCTTCCGGTGCCAACGTCTGGGCGGCAATCGAATTGGCAAAGCGTCCGGAAAACAAGGGAAAGATGATCGTGACGGTCGCCTGCTCGACTGGCGAACGCTATCTCAGCACGCCGCTGGCGGCAGAGGCGAAGGCCGAAGTCGGGGGATGAGGACAGTGTTTTTTTGGATAAAATACTTGTTGCGTTGCCAGGGGATTGACCGTATTAGTCCGGTGTCACAGGTCCAAACCGGACGCACGGGGTAAAAACAGTGCTTTTCGTATTTCGGTGCGGCGGTTCTCCCTAGATTCAAATTCTGATGGCGTTCAAGCCACACTTTTGGGGCGGTCCTTCGGACATAACACAGTCGAATTATGAGCAACAAGCCTAATGGCACACCGGACTACGGTTCCGGTTATTTGGAAATATCGGAGAAGGGCTTCGGTTTCCTCCGTTCCTCGGACAACCACTTTCAACCCAAACCGACAGACATTTTCGTCACGCCGGACACGATCAAGAAAAACTTCCTGCGCGAAGGTTCGCAGGTCGCCGGTCCGCTTCAACCGCCGCATCGGGGAACCAGCCCGCAACTGCGCGAAGTGGAAAAAGTCAATGGCATGGCGTTTTCCGAATATACCAAGGCCGTGCGGTTCGAGAACCTGACGACCATTGATCCGACGGAAAAGTTCCAGCTCGAAACGGCGCCTGATCTGGTTGAAACCCGCATTATTGACCTGGTCACACCCCTCGGCAAAGGCACGCGCGGATTGATCGTGGCGCCACCGCGGACGGGCAAGACGACCATTCTCAAACAGATCGCGAATGCCGTCACCGCGAACCATCCGGAGGTACACGCAATGGTGCTGCTCATCGATGAGCGGCCGGAGGAGGTCACGGATTTCCAGCGCTCGGTCAAAGCCGAGGTCGTGGCGTCATCGAACGACCAGGATCTGGAAACACACGTGCGCCTGTCGCGGTTCATGATCGAACGCTGCCGTCGCATGGTGGAGTCGGGCAAGGACGTGTTTGTGCTGCTGGATTCGCTCACTCGCGTGGCGCGCGCCTATAACAGCGTGCACGGCGGGAGCGGCCGCACGATGACCGGCGGCGTTGACGCTCGCGCCCTGGAAATTCCCCGGAAAATGTTCGCGTCGGCGCGCAAGATTGAAGGCGGCGGATCGCTGACCATCCTGGCAACGGCCCTCGTGGATACAGGCTCTCGCATGGACGAACTGATTTTTCAAGAGTTCAAAGGAACCGGCAACATGGAATTGATCCTCGATCGCAAGCTTTCCGACCGCCGGCTGTTTCCGGCCATTGACATTCCCAAAAGCGGCACGCGCAAGGAGGAAAAGCTTTTTCCACCGAAACATATCGAGGCCATTCGTAAACTGCGTCGAACGATGGTGGACTTGAATCCCGTGGAAGCGATGGAGACGCTCATCGCCGCGCTGAAAAAGCACAAGACGAATGAGGAACTGCTGGCGAAACTCGACAAAAGTTCCTGATTCGCGCGCGGGGCGACCACTCGCCGCGCCCAACGGGGTCGGCCGCGGAGGATCGGTGGTTTACTTTCAGAAAGGATTGTAGTTCCCTCGTTCCGGTGAAGGTGCCCGACAGGCCGAAGGCAAGATCGCTGTGTTCCCGACCCCCGCTTGAGCGGATGCTGCGGATTCACCAGGCGGTTCAGTCCGGCGGATATCCCAACGCCACTGCTCTCGCGGGTGAACTTGAAGTCAGCACCAAATCGATTTATCGCGACATCGAGTTCATGCGTGACCGCCTGGAGTTGCCGGTTGAATTCGACAGCGTGCGGAATGGGTTCCATTACACGGAGGAGGTCAGCGGCTTTCCCACCCTTCAGATCACCGAGGGGGAACTTTTCGCCTTGCTCGTCGCTGAAAAGGCCTTGCAGCAGTATCGCGGCACGACCTTCGAGAAGCCGCTCGTCAGCGCCTTCAAGAAAATGGCCGCGTCCCTGCCTGACACGGTGTCGTTGAACCTTGCCGACTGGGAGCAGACGATTTCCTTCCGCACAAGCGCGGAGCCGGTCTTGGACTTGAAAATCTTCGATACTCTTGCCAAGGCGACAGCCAATCGCAAACAACTCGAGCTGACCTACCGCAAGCCCGGGCGAAAGGAAACCGAGCCGCGCGTGGTTGACCCGTATCACCTGGCCAATATCAATGGCGAGTGGTTTCTTTTCGCCTACTGCCATCTGCGAAAGGACATCCGCACGTTTGTTCCGGCTCGGATTCTGGAGGCCACCGTCACCGGCAAGTCGTTCGTCCGTCCGCAGAAGTTTTCGTTGGAGAAGCGGTTGCGCGACAGTTTCGGAGTTGTCACCGGCGGTGATGAGTTTGACGTCGTGGTCCGTTTCGACGAACTGGCTGCCGATTACATCCGCGAAAAGCGGTGGCATCCTTCCCAACGGTTGGTCGAGTTGGAGGACGGCGGCGTTGAGTTGCGTTTGAGGCTTTCCAGTCTCGCGGAAATTCAACGGTGGATTCTGAGTTGGGGCGGCCGTGCCGTCGCGGTGGCTCCACGCGAACTGGCGGAGTCGGTCACCAGCGCCGCGCGCGCAATTGTCGAGCGCGCGGAGCGGGCCTGATCCGACGCAAGACCGGAGTACGCACGCGCCCGCGATTCGCGCAAAAAATGCTTGTCTGCATTTGCAAATCGAACGAAGCAGCGTAATATCATGGCATGGCTGAGCCAAAGAAGAAGTCCGTGCCGCCATCTCCAGCCGGCAAATCCCCGGCTGACGGCCCGGAGGTTTCTTCACCACTCGGCGGTCTGCTTCCGCGTGAGGAGTTGGATCGGCTTTCCGCCCTGCAGTTGACTGATCTTATCGTTGGCAAACTGCCGCCGCGCCACCCGGCCATCCTCGACATGGTCTATTTGCGCGAACGCATCGCATCCATTGAAGAAACAAACGAGGAGGCGCGCCAGGCGATCGAGAAGATGGACGCGATCATCGAGAAGCTGCGCTCTCCTGCTTTTCGCGTCGGCACGCTGCTGACTCTGATTCAACCGGACCAGGCCCACGTCTGCGTTGGTGGCACGGATTACGTCTGCCGTGTCGATCCACAGGTTCCGCTGTCCAGCCTGCAGGTCGGCCAACGCGTGTTGCTGAATGAGGCGTTTGCAGTGGTGCAGGGGCTTGGTTTCGACCGCAACGGCCCGATTGTCCGCATTGACGAATTGCTTTCCGACGGCCGTTTGCGCATTGGTCAGGAATCCGGCCTGATGCCGCTCGTTCTTCAACGCTCCGCCTTGTTGAGCAAGGAAAAGCTCAAGCCGGGCATGGACATCCGGCTTGATGTGAACCAACGGGTGGCGCTCGAGGTCATTGGGATTGGAAAGCGGGTTGAACGCTCGCTTGAGAACGTGACCGAGCTGCCGTGGTCGTCCATCGGGGGCCAGGAAGAGGCGGTGCAGGCGATTCGCGACACGATTGAACTGCCGTTCCTGCATCGGGACC is part of the Candidatus Angelobacter sp. genome and harbors:
- the rho gene encoding transcription termination factor Rho gives rise to the protein MSNKPNGTPDYGSGYLEISEKGFGFLRSSDNHFQPKPTDIFVTPDTIKKNFLREGSQVAGPLQPPHRGTSPQLREVEKVNGMAFSEYTKAVRFENLTTIDPTEKFQLETAPDLVETRIIDLVTPLGKGTRGLIVAPPRTGKTTILKQIANAVTANHPEVHAMVLLIDERPEEVTDFQRSVKAEVVASSNDQDLETHVRLSRFMIERCRRMVESGKDVFVLLDSLTRVARAYNSVHGGSGRTMTGGVDARALEIPRKMFASARKIEGGGSLTILATALVDTGSRMDELIFQEFKGTGNMELILDRKLSDRRLFPAIDIPKSGTRKEEKLFPPKHIEAIRKLRRTMVDLNPVEAMETLIAALKKHKTNEELLAKLDKSS
- a CDS encoding WYL domain-containing protein, which codes for MLRIHQAVQSGGYPNATALAGELEVSTKSIYRDIEFMRDRLELPVEFDSVRNGFHYTEEVSGFPTLQITEGELFALLVAEKALQQYRGTTFEKPLVSAFKKMAASLPDTVSLNLADWEQTISFRTSAEPVLDLKIFDTLAKATANRKQLELTYRKPGRKETEPRVVDPYHLANINGEWFLFAYCHLRKDIRTFVPARILEATVTGKSFVRPQKFSLEKRLRDSFGVVTGGDEFDVVVRFDELAADYIREKRWHPSQRLVELEDGGVELRLRLSSLAEIQRWILSWGGRAVAVAPRELAESVTSAARAIVERAERA